The Desulfosoma caldarium genome has a window encoding:
- a CDS encoding energy transducer TonB: protein MPSLSRRRVDNTKRHISLPTSTVMAEALKGDQESFHSGSHRLLGLFLLVSGLLHGMLLATNPQWFRKEPLQVIELELSPRAEPKAERVKHLEPAPSLPMPDVKPKPRTEPKPRVESKPQEKPRPRIEPKPREVIPKPLQRVKVPQKVKKPKPKPAAPKVASAVKETSVPAVDDTPSSASTTTTPVGSSHGQTASRASNTEDAVKLFLAQVRQRIDRYKHYPYAARRRQLEGRVTLRFVIRPDGTIDSLEVVKGSSSTLLDKAALKAVRDASPFPGFPREILGRPLAVQMALVFELT from the coding sequence ATGCCCTCTTTATCCCGAAGGCGCGTGGATAATACCAAACGTCACATCTCCCTGCCCACGTCGACGGTTATGGCAGAAGCCCTCAAAGGCGACCAAGAATCCTTCCATTCTGGATCGCACCGGCTTTTGGGTTTGTTCCTTTTGGTTTCCGGCCTCCTTCACGGCATGCTTCTTGCCACCAATCCGCAGTGGTTTCGAAAGGAACCTTTGCAGGTGATCGAGTTGGAGCTGTCGCCACGTGCGGAACCCAAGGCGGAACGCGTGAAACACCTGGAGCCGGCACCTTCTTTGCCTATGCCCGATGTGAAACCTAAACCTCGGACAGAGCCCAAACCTCGGGTGGAGTCCAAACCTCAGGAAAAGCCGAGGCCTCGGATAGAGCCGAAGCCTCGGGAGGTTATCCCCAAGCCGCTTCAGCGCGTGAAAGTTCCACAAAAGGTCAAGAAGCCCAAGCCAAAACCCGCGGCGCCCAAGGTTGCTTCGGCGGTCAAAGAAACCTCGGTGCCGGCGGTGGACGACACGCCGTCGAGTGCGAGCACCACCACGACGCCCGTTGGTTCATCGCACGGGCAAACGGCGTCGAGGGCCTCCAACACCGAGGATGCCGTTAAGCTTTTTCTTGCTCAGGTGCGTCAGCGCATCGACCGCTACAAACACTACCCCTACGCCGCCAGGCGTCGCCAGCTGGAAGGGCGGGTGACCCTGCGGTTTGTGATTCGCCCGGACGGCACCATTGATAGCCTGGAAGTTGTCAAGGGATCCTCCTCAACGCTGCTGGACAAGGCAGCCTTGAAGGCCGTCAGAGACGCCTCGCCCTTTCCCGGGTTTCCCCGGGAAATTCTCGGTCGGCCTTTGGCCGTGCAGATGGCCCTGGTGTTTGAACTGACGTAA
- a CDS encoding ExbD/TolR family protein, translated as MLVHRRRKPRYGVQMPLTSLIDIVFLLLIYFLLTTNFMTEEGLRVHLPHAVSAVAQEDRELVITVSPEGDVYLGATAVALDELMEVVRQRLEADPETAVVLKADRSLVLDRVVQVMDTIKAAGAARLRLATERPSP; from the coding sequence ATGCTTGTGCACCGTCGAAGAAAACCGCGCTACGGCGTACAGATGCCGCTTACGTCCTTGATCGATATCGTTTTCTTGCTTCTGATCTACTTTCTGCTCACCACCAATTTCATGACCGAGGAAGGCCTTCGCGTACACTTGCCTCACGCCGTTTCCGCCGTGGCTCAGGAAGACCGAGAACTTGTCATCACAGTGAGCCCTGAAGGGGATGTGTATCTTGGGGCCACGGCCGTTGCGTTGGATGAGCTTATGGAAGTGGTGAGGCAGCGCCTGGAAGCGGACCCCGAGACTGCGGTGGTGCTCAAGGCGGATAGAAGTCTGGTGTTGGATCGAGTGGTGCAGGTGATGGACACTATCAAGGCGGCCGGAGCCGCTCGGTTGCGTCTTGCGACAGAGAGGCCGTCTCCATGA
- a CDS encoding ERA-like protein 1, producing MVLVLKKVDLLKDNVARLPMMESHAGPRSFGAVVPLSALTGDGVPQLLAELEKWLPEGPQYDPNDAVTDQLKRFLVSEIV from the coding sequence GTGGTGCTCGTCCTCAAGAAAGTGGATCTTTTGAAAGACAACGTCGCGCGGCTTCCCATGATGGAATCTCATGCCGGCCCGCGATCCTTTGGGGCCGTGGTGCCGCTGTCGGCGCTTACGGGAGATGGCGTGCCGCAGCTCCTGGCCGAACTGGAAAAATGGCTTCCCGAAGGGCCTCAATACGATCCGAACGATGCCGTGACAGATCAGCTGAAACGGTTTTTGGTGTCAGAAATCGTATGA
- a CDS encoding FecCD family ABC transporter permease, translated as MPLGLSESFWRRAKKKQRLLVVLTASTAALAVVAVSFGTYPMNLVQVVRSFFRLVDDTQALVVWNIRLPRIAASVATGAGLALAGLFIQTLLRNPLGSPSTLGISQGAAFGASCVIILFQASPFWTAVAAFAGSLAATVLIVVLGRLRGLTPEAVILAGVALSSLFGAATVLLQVLSDETRLAMAVAWSFGDVGRSNWTQIGWLSVAVVFLWFMGFLWRWPLNALDMGEEPAKSLGISVGTLRWQGLIVAALVSAMATAFHGVIAFVGLIAPHAARRIVGADHRFLVPMTAVLGSGLLLLADTFSRVLLGTGSFPVGVVTSFLGAPLFLSLLLKRRS; from the coding sequence ATGCCCCTTGGACTTTCAGAATCCTTTTGGCGCAGGGCGAAAAAAAAGCAAAGGCTTCTTGTCGTTCTTACGGCAAGCACGGCAGCCTTGGCCGTCGTGGCGGTGAGCTTTGGGACGTATCCCATGAACCTCGTGCAGGTGGTGAGGTCTTTTTTTCGGCTCGTTGACGACACGCAGGCCTTGGTGGTGTGGAACATTCGGTTACCGCGCATTGCAGCGAGCGTTGCCACGGGGGCGGGGCTGGCGCTGGCGGGCCTTTTCATTCAAACCCTGTTGAGGAATCCTCTGGGATCTCCGTCCACGCTGGGGATCAGTCAGGGGGCGGCTTTTGGGGCGTCCTGTGTCATCATTTTATTCCAGGCCAGCCCCTTCTGGACGGCCGTGGCGGCCTTTGCCGGATCACTGGCAGCGACGGTGCTCATCGTGGTTTTGGGACGGCTTCGAGGTTTGACGCCGGAGGCCGTGATTCTCGCCGGCGTTGCCTTGTCTTCGCTCTTTGGCGCGGCGACGGTTCTGCTTCAGGTGTTGAGCGACGAGACCAGGCTGGCCATGGCGGTGGCCTGGAGCTTCGGCGATGTGGGCCGATCCAACTGGACTCAGATCGGGTGGCTCAGTGTGGCCGTGGTTTTTCTGTGGTTCATGGGATTTCTCTGGCGCTGGCCACTGAACGCGCTGGACATGGGAGAAGAACCGGCCAAGTCCTTGGGCATTTCCGTCGGAACCCTTCGATGGCAAGGCCTCATTGTGGCGGCTCTGGTGTCGGCCATGGCCACAGCCTTTCACGGTGTCATCGCCTTTGTGGGGTTGATTGCCCCTCATGCCGCTCGGCGCATCGTAGGGGCGGACCACCGATTCCTGGTTCCTATGACGGCGGTGTTGGGCTCGGGGCTTTTGCTTCTTGCGGACACCTTTTCCCGTGTGCTGTTGGGCACGGGGTCGTTTCCCGTAGGGGTTGTGACCTCGTTTCTCGGTGCTCCACTGTTTCTATCCCTTTTGTTGAAAAGGCGCTCATGA
- a CDS encoding MotA/TolQ/ExbB proton channel family protein, with the protein MVAFLAKGGVLVIPIMACSVLALAIFLERAVRFAMLRRRGRHVADRVSGLVQEGKIQEAMEAALTSRSPMGRVLAQGLEVIEADRETLETVLLHGVEEEVRGLSRYLQALATIGNIAPLLGLLGTVMGMIKAFMAIQELGGKVDASILAGGIWEAMLTTALGLCVALPVMVAHSFLTTQVDRYEARLQDGVVRFFKSKSLACGG; encoded by the coding sequence GTGGTGGCGTTTTTGGCCAAAGGCGGTGTGTTGGTGATTCCCATCATGGCGTGTTCCGTCCTGGCTTTGGCCATTTTCTTGGAGCGCGCCGTGCGTTTTGCCATGCTTCGGCGCCGCGGCCGTCACGTGGCGGATCGCGTCTCGGGTTTGGTGCAGGAAGGAAAAATACAAGAAGCCATGGAAGCGGCTCTCACGAGCCGATCCCCCATGGGACGGGTTTTGGCTCAGGGCCTGGAAGTGATCGAAGCGGATCGAGAGACGCTGGAAACGGTTCTTCTGCACGGCGTTGAAGAGGAGGTGCGGGGGCTGTCCCGGTACTTGCAAGCGCTGGCCACCATCGGCAACATCGCGCCTCTTTTGGGCCTATTGGGAACGGTCATGGGCATGATCAAAGCCTTCATGGCCATTCAGGAACTGGGTGGTAAAGTGGATGCCTCCATTTTGGCCGGCGGCATCTGGGAAGCCATGCTCACCACGGCCTTGGGGTTGTGTGTGGCCTTGCCCGTCATGGTGGCTCACAGCTTCCTCACAACCCAAGTGGATCGCTATGAAGCGCGGCTGCAAGACGGTGTGGTGCGGTTTTTCAAAAGCAAGTCCTTGGCGTGCGGAGGCTAG
- a CDS encoding ABC transporter ATP-binding protein, with amino-acid sequence MILSVLDIAFQYNSHAVLQGVRFDVSCGELVAVCGTNGAGKSTLLRCLNGMLQPRVGTVLLEGEDLRVLGRRGVARAMASVPQKGKDSELTVFEVVLLGVLPHRRWGPTRQDVQSVEKILTSMNLAALAHRRFSTLSGGEAQKVLLAKALAQKPKVLLLDEPTNHLDLKNQLEMMQLVRRISRQQSLAVVAAIHDLNLALRYCDRILFLKGGRIETAVTPGDVTAELVRRIYGVDVKVCRIEETLVVVPKG; translated from the coding sequence ATGATTCTTTCCGTTTTGGACATTGCCTTTCAGTACAACAGCCATGCCGTCCTACAAGGGGTTCGGTTTGACGTGTCGTGCGGCGAGCTGGTGGCGGTGTGCGGCACCAACGGCGCTGGCAAATCCACCCTGCTTCGTTGCCTCAACGGGATGCTTCAGCCTCGAGTGGGCACCGTCCTGTTGGAAGGCGAAGATTTGCGGGTATTGGGCCGTCGTGGTGTGGCTCGAGCCATGGCTTCTGTGCCGCAAAAGGGAAAGGATTCGGAACTCACCGTTTTTGAAGTGGTGCTTCTGGGGGTGCTTCCACACCGGCGTTGGGGACCGACCCGCCAAGACGTTCAATCGGTGGAAAAAATTCTCACGAGCATGAATCTGGCGGCTCTGGCTCACCGGCGTTTTTCAACGCTCAGCGGTGGCGAAGCCCAGAAGGTACTCTTGGCCAAAGCCCTCGCTCAGAAACCCAAAGTGCTCCTTTTGGATGAACCGACCAATCATCTGGATCTGAAAAACCAGCTGGAAATGATGCAGCTTGTCCGCCGTATTAGCCGGCAGCAGTCCTTGGCCGTGGTCGCCGCCATTCACGACCTCAACCTGGCCCTGCGCTACTGTGACCGAATATTGTTTCTGAAAGGCGGGCGCATCGAAACGGCCGTCACACCCGGCGATGTGACCGCGGAGCTCGTTCGCCGCATCTACGGCGTGGATGTGAAGGTGTGCCGCATCGAGGAGACTTTGGTGGTGGTGCCCAAAGGATAG
- a CDS encoding FecCD family ABC transporter permease — MAVSNRLETPMGIVTPARLVAVTLMCAAGLLGAIVFGMAVGSSGTDFTAVFRSLQGKKALEATQWTILWRLRWPRVLMAMETGAALALGGLVFQALLRNPLAEPYILGTSGGAAVGAILGILMGLSPFPGVGAAAFASSALSLALVVLLASGRAGLRREALLLSGVMVNAFCGALILFFVSTTQDARLHTILFWLMGDLSRADMAVVWRLGAVLAVCAVILFAMARPMNVMLMGRDVAKSLGVSVTWMRLFLLGVTTVMVSAAVCATGLLGFVGLAVPHGLRLLFGPDHRVLVPACFLGGGAYLIGCDALARWIPQHGEMPAGVVTALIGAPLFIVLLRRATR, encoded by the coding sequence ATGGCCGTATCTAACCGTCTCGAAACCCCGATGGGGATCGTCACGCCGGCACGCCTTGTGGCCGTGACGCTGATGTGCGCCGCGGGGCTTCTCGGGGCCATTGTTTTTGGTATGGCGGTGGGCTCTTCGGGCACGGACTTTACCGCGGTGTTTCGGTCCCTTCAGGGAAAGAAAGCCTTGGAGGCTACCCAATGGACCATTCTCTGGCGTTTGCGCTGGCCTCGGGTTTTGATGGCCATGGAAACGGGGGCGGCTTTGGCTTTGGGCGGGCTGGTGTTTCAGGCATTGCTACGAAACCCTCTGGCGGAACCGTACATTCTGGGCACATCGGGTGGGGCGGCGGTCGGGGCCATTCTCGGTATTCTTATGGGCCTGTCCCCGTTTCCCGGAGTTGGGGCGGCCGCCTTTGCTTCCAGCGCTCTGAGCCTGGCCTTGGTCGTTCTCCTGGCTTCCGGCCGCGCCGGGCTGCGCCGGGAGGCCCTGCTGCTTTCGGGGGTCATGGTCAATGCCTTTTGCGGAGCGCTCATTTTGTTTTTCGTTTCCACCACGCAGGATGCGCGCCTGCACACCATCCTTTTCTGGCTGATGGGAGATTTGTCCCGAGCCGACATGGCGGTGGTATGGCGCTTGGGTGCCGTGCTGGCCGTATGTGCCGTGATCCTCTTCGCCATGGCTCGGCCCATGAACGTGATGCTCATGGGCCGAGATGTTGCAAAAAGCCTAGGTGTGTCCGTCACGTGGATGCGGCTGTTTCTTTTGGGGGTGACCACGGTCATGGTCAGTGCGGCGGTTTGTGCCACAGGACTTTTGGGATTTGTGGGCTTGGCGGTGCCCCATGGCTTGCGCCTTCTTTTTGGCCCGGACCATCGCGTGCTCGTGCCTGCGTGTTTTTTGGGCGGAGGTGCCTACCTGATCGGTTGTGACGCCCTGGCTCGCTGGATTCCTCAGCACGGAGAGATGCCCGCCGGGGTGGTCACCGCCTTGATAGGAGCGCCCTTGTTCATTGTGCTTTTGCGGCGAGCGACCCGATGA
- a CDS encoding ABC transporter ATP-binding protein, whose product MNTVVSVNDVSFAYGTIHALRRVSLSVAEGEFFIVAGPNGSGKSTLLKLMAGLERPASGFVELMGRSMALYRRRERARIIAYLPQTVPLDFPFTALEVVLMGRHPHRHLWPLEGPEDTAKAMEAMTRTAVAHLWNRPVTALSGGERQRVFLAQALCQEPRLLLLDEPTAALDPAHQVHLMDLLEELRRERRMTVVMVSHDINLAAMYGDRVLLLKGGRVVCQGTPEEVFTFRTLEETYGCVVLVDRSPLGCFPRVTLVPKRYLDQARPNAIGHGDGGRNMPKSK is encoded by the coding sequence ATGAACACCGTAGTGTCCGTGAACGATGTGAGTTTTGCCTACGGGACCATTCATGCCTTACGTCGTGTGTCTTTGTCCGTGGCCGAGGGGGAGTTTTTCATCGTGGCCGGGCCCAATGGATCGGGAAAGAGCACGCTGCTGAAGCTCATGGCCGGGCTGGAAAGACCCGCATCGGGCTTCGTTGAGCTCATGGGCCGCTCCATGGCCTTGTATCGTCGAAGAGAGCGAGCCCGCATCATCGCCTACCTTCCTCAAACCGTGCCCCTGGATTTTCCTTTTACGGCCCTGGAGGTGGTGCTCATGGGTCGGCATCCGCACCGGCATCTGTGGCCTTTGGAAGGTCCCGAAGACACGGCCAAGGCCATGGAGGCCATGACCCGAACCGCCGTGGCCCACTTGTGGAACCGCCCTGTGACGGCCCTAAGCGGCGGAGAAAGGCAACGCGTGTTTCTTGCACAAGCCCTGTGCCAGGAACCCCGACTCCTGCTTCTGGATGAACCCACCGCCGCCCTGGATCCCGCCCACCAGGTGCACCTCATGGATCTTCTCGAAGAACTGCGCCGGGAACGACGCATGACCGTGGTCATGGTTTCCCATGACATCAATCTGGCGGCCATGTACGGAGATCGCGTCCTGCTACTAAAAGGCGGCCGGGTCGTGTGCCAGGGAACTCCGGAAGAGGTTTTTACCTTTCGCACTCTGGAAGAAACCTACGGGTGCGTGGTGCTCGTGGACAGAAGCCCTTTGGGATGTTTTCCCAGAGTGACCTTGGTGCCAAAAAGATACTTGGATCAAGCCCGCCCAAACGCCATCGGGCACGGCGACGGAGGAAGGAACATGCCGAAGTCAAAGTGA
- a CDS encoding DUF3842 family protein, with protein sequence MSLKRICVIDGQGGGIGAAVIKALKAAFGESVEVIALGTNAIATSQMLKAGANRGATGESAICWTVSTADCIVGPIAVTWAHSMLGEVTPRIAEAVASCRAMKVLIPLSQEKVEIVGVVKEPLPHLVQAAVEGKIKEVIHDV encoded by the coding sequence ATGTCCCTAAAGAGAATCTGTGTGATTGACGGTCAGGGCGGCGGCATCGGTGCCGCCGTCATCAAGGCTCTTAAGGCCGCTTTTGGTGAAAGTGTGGAAGTGATTGCTCTTGGAACCAACGCCATTGCCACATCCCAGATGCTCAAAGCCGGCGCGAATCGAGGAGCCACGGGGGAGAGCGCTATTTGTTGGACGGTTTCCACGGCGGACTGTATTGTGGGTCCCATTGCCGTTACCTGGGCCCACAGCATGCTCGGGGAAGTAACCCCGAGAATTGCCGAAGCGGTGGCGTCCTGTCGAGCCATGAAAGTGCTCATTCCGTTATCCCAGGAAAAGGTCGAGATTGTCGGCGTCGTGAAGGAACCGCTGCCGCATTTAGTGCAAGCAGCGGTGGAGGGAAAAATCAAGGAGGTGATTCACGATGTGTGA
- a CDS encoding ABC transporter substrate-binding protein, with the protein MTGDRRVWHKSWPEPARRALFGVFLALILAASRVYARDGVDLVGRRVNLPEVPQRVVTLAPSLTEMVFALGAGPRVVGVSRYSNYPEATRDLPRVGSYVQPDVEKIVALNPDLCLVVKDGNPREVVDKLEQVGIPVYAVNPKNLDQVMETLIALGEVLQARDAAKALVADMKRRLHAVDERVRRVPQRPGVFFQIGVSPIVSVGTETFAHELITRAGGRNLAEGPEPYPRFTVEEVMALRPDIIVISSMERDQTFERVRQQWLRWPNIPAVALNRVVLVASDLFDRSGPRLVEGLERLVTILHPELD; encoded by the coding sequence ATGACCGGTGATCGGCGCGTTTGGCATAAATCCTGGCCTGAGCCGGCCCGGCGTGCCCTATTTGGCGTTTTTTTGGCCCTGATTTTGGCGGCTTCCCGGGTATACGCCAGGGATGGGGTGGATCTGGTGGGCCGACGGGTTAACCTTCCTGAGGTGCCCCAAAGGGTGGTGACTTTGGCACCCAGTCTTACCGAGATGGTTTTTGCGCTGGGTGCCGGTCCTCGGGTTGTGGGTGTCAGTCGCTACAGTAATTATCCGGAAGCCACACGCGATCTTCCTCGAGTGGGATCCTATGTGCAGCCGGATGTGGAAAAAATCGTGGCTCTGAACCCGGACCTGTGCCTCGTCGTTAAGGACGGAAACCCTAGGGAGGTGGTGGACAAACTGGAACAGGTCGGCATTCCCGTTTACGCGGTGAACCCAAAGAATCTGGACCAGGTCATGGAAACCTTGATCGCACTGGGCGAGGTGCTTCAGGCACGGGATGCCGCCAAAGCCCTGGTGGCCGATATGAAACGGCGGCTTCATGCCGTGGACGAACGTGTTCGGCGTGTGCCGCAAAGGCCCGGGGTTTTTTTCCAAATCGGGGTCTCGCCCATCGTTTCCGTGGGAACGGAAACCTTTGCCCATGAGCTGATCACACGGGCAGGGGGACGAAACCTGGCCGAAGGCCCGGAACCGTACCCTAGGTTCACCGTGGAAGAGGTCATGGCGCTGCGGCCGGACATCATTGTCATATCGTCCATGGAACGGGACCAGACGTTTGAGCGGGTGCGGCAGCAGTGGCTGCGATGGCCAAACATTCCGGCAGTTGCTTTGAACCGTGTGGTTTTGGTCGCATCGGATCTTTTCGACCGGTCCGGGCCCAGGCTTGTTGAAGGGCTCGAACGACTCGTCACCATTCTTCATCCGGAACTTGACTGA
- a CDS encoding TonB-dependent receptor plug domain-containing protein, translating into MRSILERRGTFEASFIAADRTGALSVMGFRPLQVFRQKPFWAKLLGLFLFVILVAMHAMPAHSADSAVREVEDVVVTATRTAVPRQHLGISTTVITEEDIQARRATDVAELLRDVAGFQTIRFGSPGSQTVVFPRGGEPNYTLVLIDGVQVNLGGGDFYWENLSTDNIERIEIVRGPQSALYGSDAIGGVVQIFTKSGSGPASVEVSTAHGLRSDRGRYFGEQKVRVSGGTDLFGYSAAYGRRDDGGILKINNDYWNNTFSSRFDFFPKDTWEVSLVGRLSDSRYEYPTESAGDKYSPLDPNQTQREQDVLVGVSARVQSTPWWENVVSVGYHRNLRRNLDPFNEETDFAESYGRYNEVRATVDYHANLNWKPTEAVTSVLTVGYERDQEDYAQESIYFDTTKLNADRTNDAVYVQEQLSLLSRLHLVAGFRVEDNSAFGTKVTPRGAAAFELRETGTTLRLAAAKGIKEPTFYENYANDSFTLGNPDLDPERATSWEVGLSQRLGSRLQASATYFESRYKDLIAYVPTPFPAPPERVPNFYNIQAAKSRGVELSLEGRVLENTAAGIHMTWLETEVTDDGGLSSIAFQEGKKLLRRPKFSASGWVETRWKNLHCRFIGHYVGTRDDADYRDWTMPRRVSLDDYFLLDAVVSYRVPVPAPAKDLEIFLKGTNILDADYEQVFGYSTPGAAFMLGASMKF; encoded by the coding sequence ATGCGGAGCATTCTGGAAAGGAGAGGAACCTTCGAAGCCAGCTTCATTGCCGCGGACCGCACAGGGGCGCTTTCTGTGATGGGCTTCAGGCCGCTCCAGGTTTTTCGACAAAAACCTTTTTGGGCCAAGCTTTTGGGGTTGTTTTTATTTGTCATTCTGGTGGCGATGCATGCGATGCCGGCTCACTCGGCCGATTCAGCCGTACGGGAGGTCGAAGATGTGGTGGTGACGGCAACCCGAACGGCGGTTCCCAGGCAGCATCTGGGGATTTCCACCACGGTCATCACGGAAGAGGACATTCAGGCGCGCCGAGCCACCGATGTGGCGGAATTGCTTCGAGATGTGGCCGGGTTTCAGACCATTCGGTTTGGGTCTCCCGGTTCCCAGACCGTGGTTTTCCCCCGGGGGGGCGAACCCAACTATACCCTGGTCCTCATTGACGGTGTGCAGGTGAACCTGGGCGGTGGCGATTTTTACTGGGAAAATCTTTCCACAGACAATATCGAACGGATTGAAATCGTTCGAGGTCCACAAAGCGCGCTGTATGGGTCCGACGCCATCGGTGGAGTGGTTCAGATCTTCACCAAATCCGGAAGCGGCCCCGCGTCCGTGGAAGTGTCCACGGCCCATGGACTTCGATCGGACCGCGGTCGCTATTTTGGGGAACAAAAAGTGCGCGTTTCCGGTGGCACCGACCTTTTCGGATACTCTGCCGCCTACGGTCGAAGGGACGACGGTGGCATTCTGAAAATCAACAACGATTATTGGAATAACACTTTCAGCTCACGGTTTGATTTCTTTCCCAAGGACACTTGGGAAGTGAGCCTCGTGGGTCGACTGAGCGACAGCCGCTACGAATACCCCACGGAAAGCGCAGGGGATAAATATTCTCCCTTGGATCCAAACCAGACCCAACGGGAACAAGATGTATTGGTGGGTGTGTCGGCCAGAGTGCAAAGCACGCCCTGGTGGGAAAATGTGGTCAGTGTGGGATATCATCGCAATCTGCGCCGCAATCTGGATCCCTTCAATGAAGAAACCGATTTTGCCGAATCCTATGGGCGCTACAACGAAGTGCGGGCGACAGTGGACTATCACGCCAACCTGAACTGGAAGCCGACGGAGGCGGTGACTTCGGTCCTGACGGTGGGTTACGAACGGGACCAGGAAGACTATGCGCAGGAAAGCATCTACTTCGATACGACAAAGCTCAATGCAGACCGGACCAACGATGCGGTCTACGTTCAGGAACAGCTGAGCCTTTTGTCGCGCCTTCACCTGGTGGCGGGATTTCGGGTGGAAGACAACAGTGCCTTTGGCACCAAGGTGACACCGCGAGGCGCGGCGGCCTTTGAACTTCGCGAGACGGGAACAACCTTACGGCTGGCGGCAGCCAAAGGCATTAAGGAACCCACGTTCTATGAAAACTACGCCAACGACTCGTTCACCTTGGGCAATCCCGATTTGGACCCTGAGAGGGCCACATCCTGGGAAGTCGGGCTTTCCCAGCGTCTGGGCTCAAGGCTTCAGGCTTCAGCCACCTACTTCGAAAGCCGATACAAGGACCTCATTGCTTATGTCCCCACCCCTTTTCCCGCGCCTCCTGAAAGAGTGCCCAATTTTTACAATATTCAGGCCGCCAAAAGCCGTGGCGTGGAGCTGAGCCTGGAAGGGCGTGTGCTAGAAAACACCGCGGCGGGTATTCATATGACCTGGCTGGAGACGGAAGTGACCGATGACGGGGGGTTGAGTTCCATCGCTTTTCAGGAGGGGAAAAAACTGCTGCGGCGCCCGAAATTCAGTGCTTCCGGGTGGGTGGAGACCCGGTGGAAAAATTTGCACTGTCGTTTCATCGGCCACTACGTGGGAACGCGTGACGATGCGGACTACAGGGACTGGACGATGCCACGGCGTGTGAGCCTTGACGATTATTTCCTGCTAGATGCCGTGGTGTCCTATCGTGTGCCAGTGCCGGCTCCCGCAAAAGACTTGGAAATTTTCCTCAAAGGGACAAATATCCTGGATGCCGATTATGAGCAGGTGTTTGGGTATTCCACGCCGGGGGCGGCGTTCATGCTTGGCGCATCCATGAAATTCTAG
- a CDS encoding CooT family nickel-binding protein encodes MCEANAYVIKDGQEQLIMESVDIVEPESDDTWRLVGIFGDRKTIRGRIKLMNLVDHKILFEEK; translated from the coding sequence ATGTGTGAAGCCAATGCCTATGTGATCAAAGACGGACAGGAACAACTCATTATGGAATCCGTGGATATCGTGGAGCCGGAAAGCGACGACACCTGGCGTCTGGTGGGGATTTTTGGGGATCGCAAAACCATTCGAGGTCGAATCAAACTGATGAACCTTGTGGATCATAAGATCCTTTTTGAAGAAAAATAG